In one Solanum lycopersicum chromosome 11, SLM_r2.1 genomic region, the following are encoded:
- the LOC101268447 gene encoding probable inositol oxygenase isoform X2 gives MTFLVAQTDHELDNKKAISDGIFVVPGNNAFGNSFRDYNAEAERQKIVRELYRQSHINQTYDFVKKMREEYGKMNKVEMSIWECCELLNEVVDDSDPDLDEPQIEHLLQTAEAIRKDYPNEDWLHLTGLIHDLGKVLLLPSFGGLPQWAVVGDTFPLGCAFDESIVLHEQLKGNPDNNNPIYNTKYGVYSEGCGLNNVVMSWGHDDYMYLVAKANKTTLPSAALFIIRYHSFYPLHKSGAYTHLMNEEDHENLKWLQIFSKYDLYSKSNVRIDVEKVKPYYMSLIEKYFPSKLKW, from the exons ATGACATTCCTCGTTGCACAAACTGATCatg AATTGGATAACAAAAAGGCAATTTCTGATGGTATATTTGTTGTCCCTGGCAATAATGCATTTGGCAACTCATTCAg GGATTATAATGCAGAGGCTGAACGTCAAAAGATTGTCCGTGAACTCTATCGCCAGAGTCACATTAACCAAACATATGATTTT GTGAAAAAGATGAGGGAAGAATATGGTAAAATGAATAAAGTGGAGATGAGTATATGGGAATGTTGTGAACTTTTGAATGAAGTTGTAGATGATAGTGATCCTGATTTGGATGAACCACAAATTGAGCATTTGTTGCAAACTGCTGAAGCTATTAGAAAGGATTATCCTAATGAAGATTGGTTACACTTAACTGGCCTAATTCATG ATCTAGGCAAAGTTCTTTTGCTTCCTAGCTTTGGAGGGCTTCCTCAATGGGCTGTTGTTG GTGACACGTTCCCCCTTGGTTGTGCTTTTGATGAATCGATTGTGCTTCATGAG CAATTGAAGGGAAATCCTGATAACAACAATCCAATTTACAACACAAAATATGGAGTTTATTCTGAAGGATGTGGGCTTAATAATGTGGTGATGTCTTGGGGCCATGATGACTATATGTACTTG GTGGCTAAGGCAAATAAAACTACTCTTCCATCTGCTGCATTGTTCATCATCCGATATCATTCCTTCTATC CTCTGCATAAGTCAGGGGCATATACTCACTTGATGAATGAGGAGGATCATGAAAACTTGAAATGGCTTCAAATCTTCAg CAAATATGATCTGTATAGCAAGAGCAATGTTAGGATTGATGTGGAAAAAGTGAAACCTTACTACATGTCCCTCATTGAGAAG TATTTTCCATCCAAGTTGAAGTGGTGA
- the LOC101268447 gene encoding probable inositol oxygenase isoform X1, translated as MTFLVAQTDHAELDNKKAISDGIFVVPGNNAFGNSFRDYNAEAERQKIVRELYRQSHINQTYDFVKKMREEYGKMNKVEMSIWECCELLNEVVDDSDPDLDEPQIEHLLQTAEAIRKDYPNEDWLHLTGLIHDLGKVLLLPSFGGLPQWAVVGDTFPLGCAFDESIVLHEQLKGNPDNNNPIYNTKYGVYSEGCGLNNVVMSWGHDDYMYLVAKANKTTLPSAALFIIRYHSFYPLHKSGAYTHLMNEEDHENLKWLQIFSKYDLYSKSNVRIDVEKVKPYYMSLIEKYFPSKLKW; from the exons ATGACATTCCTCGTTGCACAAACTGATCatg CAGAATTGGATAACAAAAAGGCAATTTCTGATGGTATATTTGTTGTCCCTGGCAATAATGCATTTGGCAACTCATTCAg GGATTATAATGCAGAGGCTGAACGTCAAAAGATTGTCCGTGAACTCTATCGCCAGAGTCACATTAACCAAACATATGATTTT GTGAAAAAGATGAGGGAAGAATATGGTAAAATGAATAAAGTGGAGATGAGTATATGGGAATGTTGTGAACTTTTGAATGAAGTTGTAGATGATAGTGATCCTGATTTGGATGAACCACAAATTGAGCATTTGTTGCAAACTGCTGAAGCTATTAGAAAGGATTATCCTAATGAAGATTGGTTACACTTAACTGGCCTAATTCATG ATCTAGGCAAAGTTCTTTTGCTTCCTAGCTTTGGAGGGCTTCCTCAATGGGCTGTTGTTG GTGACACGTTCCCCCTTGGTTGTGCTTTTGATGAATCGATTGTGCTTCATGAG CAATTGAAGGGAAATCCTGATAACAACAATCCAATTTACAACACAAAATATGGAGTTTATTCTGAAGGATGTGGGCTTAATAATGTGGTGATGTCTTGGGGCCATGATGACTATATGTACTTG GTGGCTAAGGCAAATAAAACTACTCTTCCATCTGCTGCATTGTTCATCATCCGATATCATTCCTTCTATC CTCTGCATAAGTCAGGGGCATATACTCACTTGATGAATGAGGAGGATCATGAAAACTTGAAATGGCTTCAAATCTTCAg CAAATATGATCTGTATAGCAAGAGCAATGTTAGGATTGATGTGGAAAAAGTGAAACCTTACTACATGTCCCTCATTGAGAAG TATTTTCCATCCAAGTTGAAGTGGTGA
- the LOC101260889 gene encoding nudix hydrolase 26, chloroplastic → MLMALFCRSIVSNFTLPRLPLQLVPLNTTVPFPHCPSKYHQITALPLVLRSKTASFASLPSPPPSSTMENPPEGYRRNVGICLMNPSNKKIFAASRLDIPSAWQMPQGGVDDNEDPTNAAIRELREETGVTSAEIVAEVPHWVTYDFPPEVREKLRHQWGSDWKGQAQKWFLFKFTGKDEEINLLGDGTEKAEFGEWLWISPEQVIELAVDFKKPVYREVLSVFSQHFQ, encoded by the exons ATGTTAATGGCTTTATTTTGTCGATCCATCGTCTCTAACTTTACACTTCCTCGTCTTCCATTGCAGCTCGTCCCTCTCAACACAACAGTTCCTTTCCCACACTGCCCTTCCAAATACCACCAAATTACCGCTTTGCCACTCGTTCTTCGCAGCAAAACAGCTTCCTTTGCCTCACTGCCATCGCCACCGCCGTCATCAACCATGGAGAACCCACCTGAAGGTTATCGGAGAAACGTCGGCATTTGTCTAATGAATCCTTCTAATAAAAAG ATTTTTGCTGCTTCAAGGCTTGATATACCTAGTGCTTGGCAAATGCCGCAG GGTGGAGTTGATGACAATGAAGATCCAACAAATGCTGCCATCAGGGAACTAAGAGAGGAAACTGGAGTTACTTCAGCAGAAATTGTTGCTGAG GTTCCTCATTGGGTAACGTATGATTTCCCTCCAGAAGTTAGAGAAAAGCTAAGGCATCAATGGGGATCTGACTGGAAAGGCCAAGCACAAAAGTG GTTCTTATTTAAGTTCACTGGAAAGGATGAAGAGATCAACCTTCTTGGGGATGGGACAGAGAAAGCCGAGTTCGGAGAATGGTTGTGGATATCACCGGAGCAAGTTATTGAACTT GCAGTGGATTTCAAGAAGCCCGTTTACAGGGAAGTTCTATCTGTTTTCTCGCAACATTTTCAGTAG